Proteins from one Gasterosteus aculeatus chromosome 11, fGasAcu3.hap1.1, whole genome shotgun sequence genomic window:
- the myo15aa gene encoding unconventional myosin-XV isoform X3 — protein MAQGQVGDEPGQWNLSREGEPQGHWFDKMYSIRILPTMTHREQRDEDGVEDMTQLEEMHEGAVLLNLRKRSERNLIYTYIGSILVSVNPYKMYNTYGTDMVLLYKGHALGENPPHLFAIADAAYSKMMDAKHNQVIIISGESGSGKTEATKLVLRYLAAIHHKYNLVQQILEAAPLLESFGNAKTVRNDNSSRFGKYMEVFLEDGVISGAITSQYLLEKSRIVFQAKDERNYHIFYEMLAGLPSQQRQAFYLQEAETYYYLNQGGDCGIPGKNDAEDFLRLIAAMEILHFTPEDQSAIFRVLSSILHLGNVYFQKYESDGQEVASVVSAQEIRVVAELLQISPEGLQKAVTYKVTETMRDRISTPLSVESAVDARDAVAKILYSLLFHWLTERINAQVYPRQHSLSISILDIYGFEDLAFNSFEQLCINYANEYLQFFFNRIVFREEQEEYSREQIPWQNIPFSDNQPCIDLIAAKPHGILRILDDQSCFPQATDHTFLQKCHYHHGNNPLYQKPKMPLPEMTIKHFAGRVTYQVQKFLDKNYDQVRQDVLDLFIQSKNKMLSNLFQSHAEVTGQQRGGRMRKSSTVTRKYQAPTVSNKFQQSLLELVEKMERCNPLFVRCIKPNNMKQPGVFENDLVSSQLRHSGVLETIRIRREGYPVRMPFYVFLFRYKSLVGMRELPAANGENCVVMLSKLCLLRPGAYHVGVTKMFLKEDIYQLLESKRERTRQLAALTLQRYIRMFFVRKRFVAFRKKIIGLQAHCRGFLTRKRDVKMRESLVRFRSLVHMYVNRKQYVKRKFKEKRNAEEERRRREMELTKREVVNVTHLVIPAELGALLQAAGVRRELHSDCLALLQAPHIQEEAQLTLPLDINNYPFYRYVQIYFREPKFGMLMAPLESPLTRVEEDLRGEAVELFIMVLRFMGDPHLNGAQENMFGNYIIQRGLSSPGLQDEILAQVVNQVWRNVNYDNAERGWLLLLACVCSFAPSTKLEKYLLKFVSDHAPAGCQALLQHRLIQANQKTQLGSGSAPETARTYPLSLLEWTANRKKASMVLHVHCFDGGSFLCPVHSWTSGEDLAGDVLRHRGVSDWWRGSSVLMKEHGQWVELAAHDYVMDLIADLELPPNFPKQKSFFVISTDDPTGVRAKAGLAMFGSGFESDEELPPAFPLRTSGPTHSLPDSDGYYSHESDAFSDGQTQRGMDRYLDSLFDPVLSDGSVDTEKAGGLSARMKGGGGIGITGGGRGDDESQTPSSRPFPPGIHPGGSEHTVLTQQQQSIINQQAIILAQQMTMQAIAIQQQMLSSFPPVAPAPQSPPVAPAPMSPPSHHHTHPPVESPHKSAAAHRKMSPTRGPPPEEVVRSSASNSERIDPSHNIKDIIKHHQPADVTTSAGPAAPRKGDGNMFGKKPDPHDEAMEILKDQMSNPPKPTQRKPQSFLRKEEGGVKVSKTTTSRPAGPSSLSISPAPPPVSRELPVEEEIIQTQLHSKTSDEYYTYSNVPWKLYMRKEVFYPKETFNSPLVLDLIFRQVVHDTFSEACIRITEEERQKMKTLFAENKVEQMSGTHDESAKKKVVVMARDVWEIYFSRLFPASGSVGTGVQVLSVSHKGIKLLRMVRSSSAASDYFRVLRPYSYSDILFVSIPSKNMLEFNLTNEKLILFSAKAPQVKHMIDYFLTELKKDSEYMVAVRNSVTEDRTLLSFHKGDIIRLQHMDGLEAGKHYGCIVRKKVMLLEELKRDTPEFGWRFGAVYGKSGVFPSEYVRPVAAPDFLVLPAERVEPRDRQGRVAVSAAIAVAMGSAVAAHELDLSTEAVNEMYGDGLSVGLDDLPLHGGQYHMTEFVKKYFREAQRNRSDHKAKKAKEGREPVDMVKFSKSPIQESLIDFSDSGMNRVAADIFLAIMKFMGDLPLKGQTEQDLVTTILKLSGEHGLIKDEAYCQLMKQVTSNTSSKPDSCQRGWRLLYILAAFHRCSDVMKPFVLKFLQDACDSPGMQYQGVAKACEQNLRRTFQYGGRIQYPNSMELKAMLAGRSSKRQLFLLPGGIERHLKIKTCSVALDVIEELCYEMELHRTEALDEYAVFLVTHKGQNVRPLNKREYILDIATEAESVDANYSLWFRRVIWSLALKLDNELYVTMHYNQVLPDYLKALMSVVPHGKASDPQLQQIARLSALQHRAKDTVYLPTLREVQECVPPQFYCKQGSQLWLNMTTQHMQQVQPLNPHQARAQFLGLVSAFPKFGSSFFYIQSCSSASIQAPCILAVNLNGLHFLNKDTHEAIVRFPLKEVQSTRTQRPTSGSSYPYVEIMIGDLLNQRITQLQLEQGLELCRVIAMHVENMLSVREKRLTLPPSEITML, from the exons ATGTACTCAATCAGAATCCTGCCCACCATGACTCACCGCGAGCAGCGAGACGAAGACGGAGTGGAAGATATGACACAGTTAGA GGAGATGCATGAAGGAGCTGTTCTGCTGAACCTGAGGAAACGATCTGAGAGGAACCTTATTTAT ACTTACATAGGTAGTATTCTGGTGTCTGTGAACCCCTACAAGATGTACAACACCTATGGGACGGACATGGTGCTGCTGTACAAGGGTCATGCTCTGGGGGAGAACCCTCC gcATTTGTTTGCCATAGCAGATGCTGCTTATTCCAAAATGATGGATGCCAAACACAACCAGGTCATAATAATCAG TGGGGAGAGCGGGTCTGGGAAAACAGAGGCCACCAAACTAGTCCTTCGCTACCTAGCAGCAATTCATCACAAATACAATCTTGTGCAACag ATACTCGAGGCAGCTCCTCTGCTGGAATCTTTTGGAAATGCCAAAACTGTACGGAACGATAATTCAAGTCGCTTTGGGAAATACATGGAGGTTTTTCTGGAGGA TGGTGTGATCAGTGGTGCCATAACCTCTCAGTATCTACTGGAAAAGTCCCGTATCGTCTTCCag GCCAAAGATGAGAGGAACTATCATATCTTCTACGAGATGCTGGCAGGTCTTCCCTCACAGCAGAGACAGGCTTTCTATCTTCAGGAGGCTGAGACCTACTATTACCTCAACCAG GGAGGAGATTGCGGAATACCAGGAAAGAATGACGCAGAGGACTTCTTGCGTCTGATCGCTGCCATGGAGATCCTTCACTTCACCCCCGAGGACCAGTCGGCCATCTTTAGAGTTCTTTCTTCCATACTGCACCTGGGCAACGTCTACTTTCAGAAATACGAG TCCGATGGCCAGGAGGTGGCGTCGGTGGTGAGCGCTCAGGAGATCAGGGTGGTGGCAGAGCTGCTGCAGATCTCTCCGGAGGGACTTCAGAAAGCCGTCACCTACAAAGTCACA GAGACAATGAGGGACAGGATCTCCACCCCATTGAGTGTGGAGAGTGCTGTTGATGCCAG AGATGCTGTTGCCAAGATCCTGTACTCGCTGCTCTTCCATTGGTTAACAGAGAGGATCAACGCTCAGGTGTACCCCCGCCAACACAGCCTCTCTATCTCCATCCTGGACATTTATGGATTTGag GATCTGGCCTTCAACAGCTTTGAGCAGCTTTGCATTAATTATGCAAACGAGTACCTGCAGTTCTTCTTCAACAGGATCGTGTTCAGGGAGGAACAG GAGGAGTACAGCCGGGAACAGATCCCCTGGCAGAACATCCCTTTCAGCGACAACCAGCCCTGCATTGACCTCATCGCCGCTAAGCCTCATGGGATACTGAGGATCCTGGACGACCAGAGCTGTTTCCCACAG GCGACGGACCACACGTTTCTCCAAAAGTGTCActatcaccatggcaacaacccGTTGTATCAGAAGCCAAAGATGCCCCTCCCAGAGATGACCATCAAGCACTTTGCCGGCCGGGTCACCTACCAG GTTCAAAAGTTCCTCGATAAGAACTATGACCAGGTCCGTCAGGATGTCCTGGACCTTTTTATTCAGAGCAAGAACAAG ATGTTATCAAACCTCTTCCAGAGTCACgcagaggtcacaggtcagcagagaggaggccgCATGAGGAAGAGCAGCACAGTCACTAGAAAATACCAAGCGCCCACCGTCAGCAACAAGTTCCAACAGTCCCTACTTGAGCtggtggagaagatggagag GTGCAACCCTTTATTTGTTCGCTGCATCAAGCCAAATAATATGAAG CAGCCAGGCGTGTTTGAGAACGACTTGGTCAGCAGTCAGCTGAGACACTCCGGTGTGCTGGAGACCATCAGGATCCGTCGAGAGGGGTATCCTGTCAGAATGCCATTCTACGTCTTCCTGTTCAG GTATAAGTCCCTGGTGGGGATGCGAGAGCTTCCAGCTGCAAACGGAGAGAACTGTGTGGTAATGCTCAGTAAGCTGTGTCTGCTGAGACCAGGAGCTTATCACGTAGGAGTCACAAAG atgtTTCTGAAGGAGGACATCTACCAACTGTTGGAGAGTAAGCGGGAGCGCACCCGCCAGCTGGCAGCTCTCACCTTGCAGCGGTACATCCGCATGTTCTTCGTGAGGAAACGCTTCGTGGCCTTCCGCAAAAAGATCATCGGGCTGCAGGCCCACTGCCGAGGCTTCCTCACAAG GAAGCGCGATGTGAAGATGAGGGAGAGTCTAGTTCGGTTTCGCTCTCTCGTCCATATGTACGTCAACCGCAAGCAATACGTCAAG AGGAAGTTTAAGGAAAAGAGGAAcgctgaagaggagaggaggaggagagagatg GAGCTGACCAAGAGGGAGGTGGTTAATGTCACACACTTGGTGATTCCTGCAGAGCTGGGCGCGTTGTTGCAGGCGGCAGGAG TCAGGAGGGAGCTGCACTCAGACTGTCTCGCTCTGCTTCAAGCTCCTCATATCCAAGAAGAAGCTCAACTCACTCTGCCTCTGGACATCAACAACTACCCGTTCTACCGCTATGTGCAGATCTACTTTAGG GAACCAAAGTTTGGGATGTTGATGGCGCCTCTGGAGTCACCTCTGACCCGCGTGGAGGAGGACCTGAGAGGAGAAGCTGTGGAGCTCTTCATCATG GTATTACGATTCATGGGGGACCCTCACCTCAACGGGGCGCAGGAAAACATGTTTGGGAATTACATCATCCAGAGGGGCCTGTCGTCTCCCGGGTTACAGGATGAGATCCTGGCTCAGGTGGTCAACCAGGTGTGGAGGAACGTAAACTACGACAACGCAGAGAGgggctggctgctgctgctggcgtgTGTCTGCAGCTTTGCGCCGTCGACCAAGTTGGAAAAATATCTACTGAA GTTTGTCTCTGACCACGCCCCTGCTGGATGCCAGGCGTTACTGCAACACAGACTTATCCAAGCCAATCAGAAGACGCAGCTGGGATCAGGCTCCGCCCCCGAGACGGCGCGGACCTATCCGCTGTCGCTGCTGGAGTGGACGGCCAATAGGAAGAAGGCCAGCATGGTGTTACACGTGCACTGTTTTGATG GAGGATCGTTCTTGTGTCCCGTCCATTCGTGGACCAGCGGAGAGGATTTAGCAGGCGACGTGCTGCGCCACAG AGGAGTGTCGGACTGGTGGAGGGGGAGTTCGGTCCTGATGAAGGAGCAcggccagtgggtggagttagCGGCCCACGACTACGTGATGGACCTGATCGCGGACCTGGAGCTGCCGCCTAACTTCCCGAAGCAGAAAAGCTTTTTCGTCATCAGCACCGACGACCCCACCGGGGTCAGAGCCAAGGCCGGCCT TGCCATGTTTGGCAGCGGCTTTGAGTCGGATGAGGAGCTTCCTCCTGCCTTCCCGCTCCGCACCAGCGGACCGACCCACAGTCTGCCGGACTCTGACGGTTACTACAGCCAcg AGTCGGACGCGTTCAGCGACGGTCAGACTCAGAGAGGAATGGACCGCTACCTGGACAGTCTGTTCGACCCCGTGCTGTCGGACGGCAGCGTG GACACTGAAAAAGCTGGAGGTTTGTCAGCGAGGATGAAGGGAGGCGGAGGTATCGGCATCAccggaggaggcagaggagacgaCGAGAGTCAAACGCCTTCCAGCCGACCTTTTCCACCAGGAATACATCCCGGAG GATCGGAGCACACAGTACTAACCCAACAGCAACAGTCCATCATCAACCAGCAAGCCATCATCCTG gcccaGCAGATGACCATGCAGGCCATTGCGATCCAGCAGCAGATGTTGTCGTCCTTCCCCCCCGTTGCCCCTGCGCCCCAGTCGCCCCCCGTTGCCCCTGCGCCCATgtcacccccctcccaccaccacacacacccgCCAGTAGAGTCGCCGCACaagtctgctgctgctcaccgTAAAATGA GTCCCACGCGTGGCCCCCCTCCGGAAGAAGTGGTCCGATCCAGTGCGAGTAACTCAGAGCGCATCGATCCCAGCCACAACATTAAAGACATCATCAAACACCACCAGCCTGCTGACGTGACCACCTCTGCTGGACCTGCCGCTCCGAG gaaagGTGATGGAAATATGTTTGGCAAGAAGCCCGACCCACATGATGAAGCTATGGAGATCCTTAAAGATCAGATGTCAAACCCACCAAAACCG aCTCAAAGGAAGCCTCAATCCTTCCTACgtaaagaagagggaggagttAAGGTTTCCAAGACGACCACGTCTCGCCCCGCGGGGCCAAGTAGCTTGagcataagccccgcccctcctccgg tcTCTAGGGAGTTGCCAGTAGAGGAGGAGATTATTCAGACTCAACTTCACAGCAAGACTAGTGATGAATATTATACGTACTCCAACGTCCCGTGGAAACTCTACATGAGGAAAGAG GTTTTCTATCCTAAAGAGACTTTCAACAGTCCGCTGGTTCTGGACCTCATTTTCAGACAG GTTGTACACGACACCTTTTCCGAGGCCTGCATCCGAATCACCGAGGAGGAGCGACAGAAGATGAAAACCTTATTTG CTGAGAACAAAGTGGAGCAGATGTCAGGAACGCACGACGAGAGCGCCAAGAAGAAAGTGGTGGTGATGGCCAGAGACGTGTGGGAGATTTACTTCTCCCGTCTCTTCCCAGCCTCT GGTAGTGTGGGGACAGGGGTGCAGGTGCTGTCTGTGTCTCATAAAGGCATCAAGCTGCTGAGGATGGTGAGGAGTAGCTCTGCTGCTTCAGACTACTTCCGAGTGCTGAGGCCGTACAG cTACTCGGACATCCTGTTTGTGTCGATTCCCTCTAAGAACATGCTGGAGTTCAACCTGACCAACGAGAAGCTGATCCTGTTCTCGGCGAAGGCCCCGCAGGTCAAGCACATGATCGACTACTTCCTCacggagctgaagaag GACTCGGAGTACATGGTGGCGGTGAGGAACTCGGTCACCGAGGACAGGACGCTGCTCAGCTTCCACAAAGGAGACATCATCAGACTGCAGCACATGGACGGGCTGGAGGCCg GCAAACATTACGGCTGCATCGTGAGGAAGAAGGTCATGCttctggaggagctgaagagggacACTCCGGAGTTCG GCTGGCGGTTCGGGGCTGTCTACGGAAAATCCGGAGTGTTTCCCAGCGAGTACGTGCGCCCCGTGGCCGCCCCGGACTTCCTGGTCCTCCCTGCTGAGCGTGTGGAGCCTCGAGACCGACAGGGACGAGTCGCTGTGTCGGCGGCTATCGCCGTGGCGATGGGCTCGGCAGTGGCCGCCCACGAGCTTGACCTCTCCACAGAG GCAGTAAATGAGATGTACGGCGACGGTCTGAGCGTCGGACTGGACGATCTGCCTCTCCACGGCGGTCAGTACCACATGACCGAGTTTGTCAAGAAGTACTTCAGAGAGGCGCAGAGGAACAGAAG TGATCATAAAGCCAAAAAGGCGAAGGAGGGCAGGGAGCCCGTGGACATGGTCAAGTTCTCCAAG TCTCCGATCCAGGAGTCTCTGATCGACTTCTCAGACAGCGGGATGAACAGGGTGGCTGCCGACATCTTCTTGG CCATAATGAAGTTCATGGGAGACCTCCCGCTGAAAGGTCAGACGGAACAGGATCTGGTCACCACTATACTGAAG CTGAGTGGCGAACATGGCCTGATCAAGGATGAAGCCTACTGCCAGTTGATGAAGCAAGTCACCAGCAACACCAGCTCCAAACC GGACAGCTGTCAGAGAGGATGGAGGCTGCTCTACATCCTGGCAGCTTTCCATCGCTGCTCCGATGTCATGAAGCCGTTCGTCTTGAAGTTCCTGCAGGACGCCTGCGACAGTCCCGGGATGCAGTACCAAG GCGTCGCTAAGGCTTGTGAGCAGAATCTGAGGAGGACTTTTCAATATGGCGGGCGTATTCAGTATCCCAACAGCATGGAACTCAAGGCTATGCTG GCTGGGCGGAGCTCCAAGAGACAGCTGTTCCTGCTGCCAGGTGGGATCGAACGTCACCTGAAGATCAAGACATGCTCG GTTGCTTTGGACGTCATCGAGGAGCTTTGCTACGAGATGGAACTTCACAGGACGGAGGCTTTGGATGAATACGCTGTCTTCTTGGTCACACACAAAG GTCAGAATGTGCGTCCTCTGAACAAGCGGGAATACATCCTGGACATCGCTACGGAGGCGGAGTCAGTGGACGCCAACTACAGCCTGTGGTTCAGGAGAGTCATATGGAGTCTGGCTCTCAAACTCGACAACGAGCTTTACGTCACCATGCACTACAACCAG GTGCTGCCGGACTACCTGAAGGCCTTGATGAGCGTGGTTCCTCACGGCAAGGCCAGCGACCCGCAGCTGCAGCAGATCGCCAGACTGTCCGCCCTGCAGCACCGTGCCAAGGACACCGTCTACCTGCCCACCCT cCGCGAGGTGCAGGAGTGCGTCCCCCCGCAGTTCTACTGCAAACAGGGTTCACAGCTTTGGCTGAACATGACAACTCAACACATGCAGCAGGTGCAGCCCTTAAACCCACACCAGGCTCGTGCACAGTTCCTCG GTCTGGTCAGTGCCTTCCCCAAGTTCGGCTCCTCCTTCTTCTACATCCAGAGCTGTAGCTCCGCCTCCATCCAGGCCCCGTGCATCCTCGCTGTGAATCTGAACGGACTGCACTTTCTGAACAAGGATACTCAC GAGGCGATTGTGCGTTTCCCTCTGAAGGAGGTCCAGTCGACTCGAACTCAGAGGCCGACTTCGGGCTCCAGTTATCCGTATGTGGAGATCATGATCGGAGACCTGCTGAACCAGCGCATCACACAGCTACAGctggagcag GGCCTGGAGCTGTGCCGAGTCATCGCCATGCACGTGGAGAACATGTTGTCAGTCAGAGAAAAGAGACTCACTTTGCCACCAAGTGAGATCACAATGCTATAA